Proteins co-encoded in one Malus domestica chromosome 09, GDT2T_hap1 genomic window:
- the LOC103442276 gene encoding uncharacterized protein, which translates to MSQGYAIELYFDPALENQVLKAWNVLARRQISTQLIEIESRPHITLFSSPFVEPAKLENVIRAFASKQEPLALSFSSIGSLPNDNNVLFLSPTPSVSLLQFQSQLCEIMKKEGVEIGEEYRTDCWLPYCAVAQEVPKTRMAEAFCVLRDLKLPVAGYAMDIGLVEFSPVRELFSFVLGNTVEA; encoded by the coding sequence ATGTCACAGGGCTATGCAATCGAGCTTTATTTCGATCCAGCCCTCGAAAACCAGGTCTTGAAGGCTTGGAACGTGCTCGCCCGCCGTCAGATTAGTACCCAGCTCATCGAAATCGAATCACGACCGCACATCACGCTCTTCTCAAGCCCCTTCGTCGAACCCGCGAAGCTCGAAAACGTGATCAGAGCCTTCGCCTCCAAGCAAGAGCCTCTGGCCTTGTCCTTTTCTTCGATTGGGAGCCTCCCAAATGACAACAACGTCCTGTTTCTGTCGCCAACTCCGTCGGTTTCGTTGCTGCAGTTTCAGTCTCAATTGTGCGAGATAATGAAGAAGGAAGGTGTTGAAATTGGGGAGGAGTATCGCACTGACTGTTGGCTTCCTTACTGTGCTGTTGCTCAGGAAGTGCCCAAGACTCGAATGGCGGAAGCCTTTTGCGTGTTGAGGGACTTGAAGTTGCCGGTTGCAGGGTATGCCATGGATATTGGATTGGTGGAGTTTTCGCCGGTTCGCGAGCTGTTCTCGTTTGTGCTAGGTAACACAGTGGAAGCATGA